ACTATGCACTGTACTCAAACTTTGCGTGACGGAATGtgcaactgtaccatgcttgcaTTGGGTCGGCTGTAGAGAAAGATGGAGCCCATGACAAGCGCTGCACCAGCCACAAACTGCCAGCTGAGGTGGAATTCAAAGGCATACACTGATACCACACATGAAAGCACTATAGCAAGTGAAGTGGCAAAGCCCTTGAGGATGTTGTCAGCGTACTTAACAACAACTGCAACCAGCAGCCCACCAAGGGCTTGCAGAAGAATGACGATCCAGATTAGCATGTTGTACCCATAGAAGAATCCCTTCTCATGAACTTCTGCATAATCATTGGCAAGTGTCGTGAGCAAGCCAAAAGGGACAGCAAAAGTGCTCAGTTGGACGTTGCGCATCCACACAGAAACGTCACTGCCTTTAAGGATCTTCTCAAAGTAGACACCTGCAAATCCGGATAAGCAGCAAGCTGCCAGGATGGCCAGGAAACCAACTAGGGGCCTCTGCACATGGCCCTCCACGATTGCGGGATGCACACCCATCTGTGCCAGCTGAACGAGTGCTACTCCCACAAACAACACCAGAAGCGCCACCCATTGCacagctgcaagcttcttgttgAGCAGTGCCAGTGAGAAAAGGGCGGTAGTGAGGATCTTCAGTTGATAGGTCACCTGCACAAGGAATCATTCCCACCGAAATTTTTCTCACAGTCACTTAAAAGCACACCACTGCAATCGTCATCCAAATGGAAAAAGAAGGAATGAGCCTGAAGTGTTACTCTACAGTTTGCCTTCAGCACACTGCAGGCTACAAGAGCAACTAAAGATGCAGTACAAAGCATGAAAGCAACTTCAGTATTActtttttccctaaaacaatGATGGCCATGATCTAACTTTCTAAAACTAATTTCACTCCACACTGCTATAAACAACCTGCAGCTCATGCATGGAACCCAATGCCACCAGGGCTACGAATTTTTTTGTGGCATGTGAAATGGTTGACACAGTGGAGAAGTGAAGCTAGGAACACAGCACGATCACTGTCTTTTGTCAAGGTCAACATCATCAGCAGTagcttatttttatgtccactgccaggacAAAGACCTCTCcgtgcaatctccaattacctctgatTTACACTAGCTGATTccacttgtgcctgcaaatttctgaATTTCacatcactccacctagttttctgccgccctcgactgcacttcccttcccttggcatccattctgtaactgtaatggtcCAGTGGTTATTCACCCTACacactacatggcctgcccagctacattatTTCTCTAAATGTCAACTACAATATCAGGTATCCccattttctctctgatccacgctggtctcttcctgcctcttcctaacatttttcgttccattgctcttcgcgtggtccttaacttgttcttgagcttctttgttagcctccacgtttctgccccatatgttagcaccagtagaatgcaatgatcaTAGACTCATAGTGGTAacctcccagtcaggatttggtaatgcctgtgtatgcactccaacccatttttatatttctgtaaatttccttcgaaggattagggtcccctgtgagtaattgatctAGATAAACATATTCCTGTACAGAATCTAGAGGGCGACTGGCGAACCTGAAttattgttcccttgccaggctaggAGATACGCATTTCGGCAATCGTGGACGCCTGGTTTCTCTGCTCCTTCGACTACGCACGTCCCGCCGCGCCCACTCGCCTGCGATACTTCAAATCGCTGCATTCTTTGCAAGCTGACACCAACCTTGTATGCCGTGAGTTTATTTTTTGCCGCTCCCCGCGCCTCTACAGCTCTGAAGCAGTTCCAAAGCAGCTGTTCCTGCGGGGGTCATAGCTGCCTTGGTGTGTTTTCTGCACCATGAACCAATAGCGCCAAGTGACCAGCTCTTCCACGACCCATGTTCTAAACAGGCGTGCAAAGGGCCTTTGGCCATTTCAACACTCTATTTCGATGGCGCATTTATCTACCGCAGCATCATTTTCCAACGAGCAGGAGACGCAAGCAGCGACGGAGAATGCCGCCGCACGTTTTTCAGCAACAACGAAAATGCCCGAGGTGGTTACGGTGGGACTGGCCACCAATCCCATCATTGCCAATTTTCCCTCCCAACAAAGAGAGGTGGACACCCCAACCGGGGAAAGGATGGAGGAAGATGCTGCCCTGAACATTTACAACGACAAAACTGACGACGACGCAGGTTGCTGCTGGAGGACAGTTATACATAAGCGACGCATCCGTCAAACGCACGCTAAGATGCAACCCTCCAAGAACATCTTAGGTATTCTAGACACCTTTCAGCTTACCGTACGCAAGCGCTGTCGGAACCAGAACCTGCCTCGACTTCCTTTGCGCGATGAAAAGATAATTCTGCGGCCACACGGAGGACTTTGTCTTGATAAGTGGACGCGCCCAGAATTCGCCAGTGCTCTATGGAGTGCAGCCGGCTTGACCACCGAGGATCGTCAGgacatcatattgacacgtgtacttatatttaacaggcgaccacgtttcgccgcctaacaaatgttatcgcacagcgcgggacgcgtctgcatgtatccgaagtttctggaaagttatcgatgcttctatccgctgtgttgtcgccgaaccttgtgttatctgatttcatcgcgtgactcgaatgttgtagaactttgtggaaggcatgcgggtccgaacgattagtctggaacattcgatgactgctgtataaaagccgacgcacttgacccgctgatcagatttctgacgatcgccgaccgtgttcgccgctatcgttgtgctataagtgtagcctgtttttgtaggcacaggttcgcccaataaaagctagttttgtattccaccgtattcttgctttcttcaccgtcactaccccgtgacatctggtggaggtgcttttcgttcatgtaccggacgcccccgacaagccatgatccaagcccggagcacaaagagaacaccaacgtagt
The Dermacentor albipictus isolate Rhodes 1998 colony unplaced genomic scaffold, USDA_Dalb.pri_finalv2 scaffold_41, whole genome shotgun sequence genome window above contains:
- the LOC139052873 gene encoding UDP-galactose translocator-like isoform X2; this encodes MRMARTQKDLFIASTAVIMAEVIKLATCLIMVRVDEGSFQKWRSSIHRIVVLQPVDTLKVAVPSLVYNIQNNLLYVGATHLDAATCQVTYQLKILTTALFSLALLNKKLAAVQWVALLVLFVGVALVQLAQMGVHPAIVEGHVQRPLVGFLAILAACCLSGFAGVYFEKILKGSDVSVWMRNVQLSTFAVPFGLLTTLANDYAEVHEKGFFYGYNMLIWIVILLQALGGLLVAVVVKYADNILKGFATSLAIVLSCVVSVYAFEFHLSWQFVAGAALVMGSIFLYSRPNASMVQLHIPSRKV
- the LOC139052873 gene encoding UDP-galactose translocator-like isoform X1, which translates into the protein MTGIRKDEVLLVGSSAAVAEQIKTGTQQALKYASLVTLTVQNAALNLTMRMARTQKDLFIASTAVIMAEVIKLATCLIMVRVDEGSFQKWRSSIHRIVVLQPVDTLKVAVPSLVYNIQNNLLYVGATHLDAATCQVTYQLKILTTALFSLALLNKKLAAVQWVALLVLFVGVALVQLAQMGVHPAIVEGHVQRPLVGFLAILAACCLSGFAGVYFEKILKGSDVSVWMRNVQLSTFAVPFGLLTTLANDYAEVHEKGFFYGYNMLIWIVILLQALGGLLVAVVVKYADNILKGFATSLAIVLSCVVSVYAFEFHLSWQFVAGAALVMGSIFLYSRPNASMVQLHIPSRKV